The following are encoded in a window of Francisella tularensis subsp. tularensis genomic DNA:
- a CDS encoding MFS transporter: MKLHNIKGYAWIVVGLSSFLLIDKYIMNVSPSLIANELMSSFSINATEMSAMVSLFLWSVVFCQFFVAGPIIDKLGFRKVSFFSLILSAIGLLLFVLSADIHSFALGCVSRLMIGIGASFATVGYIKAAAVWFDPRKFAFVCSFLMTAAMTGALLGQVPLVYLIELTGSWHRALISYACFSIVIALLYLALVRDYNPDASYSNQTKGNTGTLAGIKKVLLNKNNWYLTLYTGLTFTTIDVFGGIWGNNYFRELYSIPAKDASYIVSMMFLGLAIGSPIIGKLSEKFDNRVGIMVAFHIIATISLAVVLQFKLTPTISGVLLFVFGFCLGVYMLAFAIGNRINPVVVAATVAALINTGEPLLGALFDLLIGHLLDLTWTGQYIDAQNHISAIASEGAHRYFHINAYHHAFLILVFSMIVSFFLLILVKDKEVK, from the coding sequence ATGAAATTACATAATATAAAGGGCTATGCTTGGATTGTAGTTGGGTTAAGCTCATTTCTACTAATCGATAAATATATAATGAATGTTTCTCCTAGCTTGATTGCTAATGAGCTTATGAGTAGTTTTTCAATAAATGCTACTGAAATGAGTGCGATGGTTTCGTTATTTTTATGGTCTGTAGTATTTTGTCAATTTTTTGTTGCTGGACCTATCATTGATAAATTGGGGTTTAGAAAAGTAAGTTTTTTCTCATTAATATTATCTGCAATTGGATTATTATTATTTGTATTATCTGCAGATATTCACAGTTTTGCACTAGGTTGTGTTTCAAGACTAATGATAGGTATTGGAGCCTCATTTGCAACAGTCGGCTATATAAAAGCCGCTGCAGTATGGTTTGATCCACGCAAGTTTGCTTTTGTATGTAGCTTTCTGATGACAGCAGCTATGACTGGTGCATTGTTGGGTCAGGTACCGCTAGTTTATCTAATTGAGCTTACAGGATCATGGCATAGAGCATTAATCAGTTATGCTTGCTTTAGTATTGTTATAGCACTTTTATACTTAGCATTAGTTAGAGATTACAATCCTGATGCTTCATACTCAAACCAAACAAAAGGTAATACTGGAACGCTTGCTGGAATAAAAAAAGTTCTTTTAAATAAAAATAATTGGTATCTTACATTGTATACCGGTCTTACTTTTACCACGATAGATGTTTTTGGCGGAATTTGGGGTAATAACTATTTTAGAGAGTTATATAGCATACCGGCAAAAGATGCCTCGTATATTGTTTCGATGATGTTCTTGGGTCTTGCGATTGGCTCACCTATAATTGGTAAGCTCTCAGAGAAATTTGATAATAGGGTTGGGATTATGGTTGCCTTTCATATTATTGCAACAATTTCTTTAGCGGTAGTTCTACAATTTAAGCTTACACCAACAATATCTGGAGTTTTACTATTTGTTTTTGGCTTCTGCTTAGGAGTTTATATGCTAGCTTTTGCTATAGGAAACCGTATAAATCCAGTTGTGGTCGCTGCAACAGTTGCGGCATTGATAAATACTGGTGAGCCATTATTAGGAGCTTTATTTGATCTATTAATAGGCCATTTGTTAGATTTGACATGGACAGGCCAATATATAGATGCACAAAATCATATTAGTGCTATAGCTTCAGAGGGGGCGCATAGATATTTCCATATAAATGCATATCATCATGCTTTTTTAATCCTTGTATTTAGCATGATCGTATCATTCTTTTTGCTGATTTTAGTAAAAGATAAAGAAGTTAAATAA
- the hisS gene encoding histidine--tRNA ligase has translation MSKLTIVRGFNDVLPLDSYKWQLLESKVKLILDRYNYSETRLPIVERSELFHRSVGESSDIVSKETYDFQDRNGDSLTLRPEGTAGCVRMVIENNLATRGQTQKLWYCGPMFRYERPQKGRYRQFYQLGVEAYGFDGIAIDLEVIAIAWSLFKELGIYEYVTLELNSLGSSLNRQEYTQALLQYLKPYHAELDEDSIKRLDKNPLRILDSKIEKTQKILANAPKLIDFIDHDLRLRFKQTCQYLDALGVRYKLNENLVRGLDYYTGLVFEWTTDKLGSQSAICAGGRYDGLVENLGGQKTAAIGFAIGMERLLLLLEDLGKLPNQDNACDVFFILDSAQLHQSLAIVENIRQELPQLKIDMDLKFGSFKSQFKKADKSGAKVAIIIGQDELDNGFAGIKFLQQNEEQQQVAFNELINFLER, from the coding sequence ATGAGTAAGCTTACTATTGTTCGTGGATTTAATGATGTATTGCCACTAGACAGTTATAAATGGCAACTCTTGGAATCAAAAGTAAAACTCATACTTGATAGATATAACTACAGTGAAACAAGATTGCCTATTGTTGAGAGGAGCGAATTGTTTCATAGAAGTGTAGGTGAAAGTTCTGATATAGTTTCAAAAGAGACTTATGACTTTCAAGATCGTAATGGTGATAGCCTGACATTGCGTCCAGAAGGAACAGCTGGCTGTGTTAGGATGGTTATTGAAAATAATTTGGCTACTCGAGGCCAAACACAGAAACTATGGTATTGTGGACCTATGTTTCGCTATGAGCGCCCACAAAAAGGCCGCTATAGACAATTTTATCAGCTTGGGGTTGAGGCTTATGGCTTTGATGGTATAGCTATTGATTTAGAGGTTATTGCTATAGCTTGGAGTCTTTTCAAAGAGCTTGGGATTTATGAGTATGTAACTTTAGAACTAAATAGCCTTGGTTCTAGTCTTAACAGACAAGAGTATACTCAAGCGCTATTACAATACCTAAAACCATATCATGCTGAGCTTGATGAAGATTCTATCAAGAGGTTGGATAAAAATCCTCTAAGAATATTAGATTCTAAGATAGAAAAAACACAAAAAATCTTAGCAAACGCACCTAAACTTATTGATTTTATAGATCATGATTTGCGTTTGAGATTTAAACAAACTTGTCAATATTTAGATGCCTTGGGTGTCAGATATAAATTAAATGAAAATCTTGTTAGAGGTTTGGATTATTATACTGGTTTAGTTTTTGAATGGACTACTGATAAACTTGGTTCACAGAGTGCAATCTGTGCAGGTGGTCGTTATGATGGTCTTGTAGAGAATCTTGGTGGTCAGAAAACTGCTGCGATAGGATTTGCTATAGGTATGGAGCGTTTGTTACTCTTATTAGAAGATTTAGGTAAATTACCTAATCAAGATAATGCTTGTGATGTGTTTTTCATATTAGATAGTGCCCAGCTGCATCAATCTCTTGCTATAGTAGAGAATATTCGCCAAGAGCTTCCCCAACTTAAAATAGATATGGATCTAAAGTTTGGTAGTTTTAAATCACAATTTAAGAAAGCGGATAAATCTGGAGCTAAAGTTGCTATAATAATCGGCCAAGATGAGTTAGATAATGGCTTTGCTGGTATAAAATTTCTTCAACAAAATGAAGAACAACAACAAGTTGCTTTTAATGAGTTAATAAATTTTTTAGAAAGATAG
- a CDS encoding RluA family pseudouridine synthase: MNKVELIEVTEDVIDQRIDNFLLSRFSRLPKSLIYRWIRKGELRVNKKRVKQTSRVSAGDIVRVPPFSLEEDSKPIKISQSHLDFLEQRILYENDDYIIVDKPSGMAVHGGSGVNSGLVERLRQLRPKVRRLDLVHRLDKETSGCVLLAKKHSSLVYFFDIFKQRKVDKIYYAIVHGHWDKKIIKIDLPLKRTETKDGQRVVKVDSKDGKQALTRIISVRHLQGGFSLLEIKLETGRTHQIRVHTKAMGHPIVADKKYGFATKDQLLLDKGVDRLLLHAAKLEFYDDKQNKQISVTAALDSRFEKFIQE; the protein is encoded by the coding sequence ATGAATAAGGTTGAGCTTATTGAGGTTACAGAGGATGTAATAGATCAACGTATAGATAATTTTCTTTTAAGTAGATTTTCTCGATTACCAAAATCTTTAATTTATCGCTGGATTCGCAAAGGCGAATTACGTGTAAATAAAAAAAGAGTAAAACAGACATCACGTGTAAGTGCGGGAGATATTGTTAGAGTGCCTCCATTTAGTTTAGAAGAAGATTCTAAACCTATAAAAATTTCACAATCACACTTGGACTTTCTAGAGCAGCGTATCCTATATGAGAATGATGATTATATAATCGTTGATAAACCATCAGGTATGGCAGTGCATGGTGGTTCTGGAGTTAACTCAGGATTAGTTGAGCGTCTAAGGCAGTTGCGTCCAAAAGTTAGACGTTTAGATTTAGTGCATAGACTTGATAAAGAAACATCAGGCTGTGTACTTTTGGCAAAAAAACATAGTTCATTAGTATATTTCTTTGATATTTTCAAACAACGTAAGGTTGATAAAATTTATTATGCAATAGTTCATGGTCATTGGGATAAAAAAATCATTAAGATAGATTTACCTTTAAAAAGAACTGAAACTAAAGATGGCCAACGCGTTGTTAAAGTTGATAGTAAGGATGGAAAACAAGCTTTGACTAGGATTATATCGGTTAGGCATCTACAAGGAGGTTTTAGTCTACTTGAGATAAAGTTAGAAACAGGTAGAACCCATCAAATTAGAGTACATACAAAAGCGATGGGGCATCCTATTGTTGCAGATAAGAAGTATGGCTTTGCTACTAAAGATCAACTCTTGCTAGACAAGGGAGTTGATAGATTATTATTGCATGCAGCTAAGTTAGAGTTCTATGATGATAAACAAAACAAGCAAATATCAGTAACAGCAGCATTAGATTCGCGATTTGAGAAATTTATCCAAGAGTAA
- the zapE gene encoding cell division protein ZapE has translation MKLENIYLQKIRELDLKVDSLQLEAIRRLQEIVDQLYSKKKSKLRLFKKSFYPAIKGLYMWGGVGRGKTFIMDIFYNNLTIKNKKRQHFSHFMKNIHTQLRKYQGEKNPISKVAFDMAKQTQIICFDEFFVEDIADAMILGSIFTELFKFGVVLVATSNIEPEKLYKNGLQRELFLPATDVLLKNVDVLNLDSGVDYRFRLPTEYLNYLYPYNEHNRKNFFDKFFLRNSHFDKDLSIRVLARDIPTILLSHKDVCFDFKVICGDGRSAHDYIDICHKYEQLFIYNLVVFGPHNEDMARRFIALIDEFYDQNKKVVILANCDFKDLYNGERLKFEFQRTISRLNDMQNSRFGVINE, from the coding sequence ATGAAACTTGAGAATATTTATCTTCAAAAAATTCGTGAACTTGACTTAAAAGTTGATTCTTTACAACTTGAGGCTATTAGACGCTTGCAAGAAATAGTCGATCAACTTTATTCAAAAAAAAAATCTAAACTGAGATTGTTTAAAAAATCTTTTTATCCTGCTATCAAAGGATTATATATGTGGGGTGGTGTAGGTCGTGGTAAGACCTTTATAATGGATATCTTCTATAATAATCTCACAATAAAGAATAAAAAAAGACAGCATTTCTCGCATTTTATGAAAAATATTCATACGCAATTGAGAAAATATCAGGGTGAAAAAAACCCAATATCAAAAGTTGCGTTTGATATGGCAAAGCAAACACAAATTATATGTTTTGATGAGTTCTTCGTTGAAGATATTGCTGATGCTATGATCTTGGGGAGTATTTTTACTGAGTTATTTAAGTTTGGTGTAGTGTTAGTAGCAACCTCAAATATAGAGCCAGAAAAGCTTTATAAAAATGGTTTACAACGCGAATTATTTTTACCTGCTACTGATGTATTACTTAAAAATGTTGATGTATTAAACTTAGATTCTGGAGTTGATTACAGATTTCGTTTGCCTACTGAGTATCTAAATTATCTCTATCCATATAATGAACATAATCGTAAAAATTTCTTTGATAAATTCTTCCTGAGAAATAGTCATTTTGATAAAGATCTTAGTATACGAGTCTTAGCTAGAGATATCCCAACAATATTGCTAAGCCATAAAGATGTTTGCTTTGACTTTAAGGTTATTTGTGGTGATGGTAGAAGTGCCCATGATTATATTGATATTTGCCATAAATATGAACAGTTATTTATCTATAATTTAGTTGTTTTTGGACCTCATAATGAGGATATGGCTAGACGCTTTATTGCATTAATAGATGAGTTTTATGATCAGAATAAAAAAGTTGTGATTCTTGCTAATTGTGATTTTAAGGATTTATATAATGGTGAAAGACTCAAATTTGAGTTTCAACGGACTATAAGTCGGTTAAATGATATGCAGAATTCACGTTTTGGAGTTATAAATGAATAA
- the rbfA gene encoding 30S ribosome-binding factor RbfA, whose product MAAEGRVQRVASEFQKVISLLLRTRIKDAKLASATITEVDLSKDLSYAKIYYTCLAIEDAEYIDKAFEKSKGFFRSSIAKSLSLRIVPNLKFIYDTSLDYGMQMEEKIQQALEADSKIIKQDDKSLQENYKQNDKETKAEKLR is encoded by the coding sequence ATGGCTGCAGAGGGTAGAGTACAAAGAGTAGCGAGTGAGTTTCAAAAAGTTATATCTTTATTACTGCGTACTAGAATAAAAGATGCTAAGCTAGCTAGTGCAACTATTACAGAAGTGGATCTTTCTAAGGATCTATCTTATGCAAAAATATATTATACTTGCTTAGCTATTGAGGATGCTGAATATATTGACAAAGCATTTGAAAAATCAAAAGGTTTCTTTAGATCATCTATAGCTAAGTCATTAAGTCTACGAATTGTTCCAAATCTTAAGTTTATATATGACACTTCGCTTGATTATGGTATGCAGATGGAAGAAAAAATCCAGCAGGCACTTGAAGCTGACTCAAAAATTATCAAGCAAGATGATAAATCTTTACAAGAAAATTATAAGCAAAACGATAAAGAAACTAAAGCTGAGAAGTTAAGGTAG
- the infB gene encoding translation initiation factor IF-2, producing MAEITVGQLAQQTNKEVDALLKQLKSFGIEKSSEKDTLTPTEMKTLLEKINSAKNTATRKKVTSVKLDGKHKINVSVKRKRRVAKKVEQQESTTLEQPQELETMVQEVSQQVDIVKEQDNIEQIVENKEAVKVQEQRQAEIAKPVIKDSGFKITAMPEIKIEEIVAEDDEGLAASDKQAKKKAAKKVFSEAVNTNTKYKREEEEKKSKAKKAGGKGFKKANPRQLSQLAGDLESFDEFGAKKGKLKAPKVKKQEFTKPVENTVRTVEIHEGITVSELAQKMAVKGAEIVKVLFNMGVMATINQSLDQDTAILIVEEMGHKYTLHNENALEEAVTIVDRSSYKKISRAPVVTIMGHVDHGKTSLLDYIRQTRVVAGEAGGITQHIGAYSVKTDKGSITFLDTPGHEAFTSMRARGAKSTDIVILVVAADDGVMPQTEEAIQHAKAARVPIVVAVNKIDKPEADPDKVISELAQRNVIPESWGGDVMFVNVSAKTGEGVADLLEAVLLQSEVLELEAFAEGLAEGVVIESRLEKGRGPVATVLVQNGNLKQGDNILCGTEYGRVRAMHNDLGKKIKAAGPATPVEILGLSGVPAAGDEMVVIENEKKAKELAAQRSQKQKEAKIAQEQSLKLSNMFNNMGKEGEQQVLKIILKGDVQGSVEAIRESLLKLSTDEVKVDIIASGIGAITSSDVTLAVASTAVVIGFNVRADSAAKKLAETDGVEFRYYNIIYDLIDDVKKAMSGLLSPEMKEQIIGIAEVREVYRSSKFGSIAGCMVIEGVVKRTNPIRVLRNNVVIYEGTLESLKRFKDDASEVKKGLECGIGVKNYNDVREGDQIEVFEVAKEL from the coding sequence ATGGCAGAGATTACAGTTGGGCAGTTAGCACAGCAAACAAATAAAGAAGTAGATGCACTACTAAAACAGCTTAAATCTTTTGGTATTGAAAAATCTAGTGAGAAAGATACATTAACTCCTACGGAGATGAAAACTTTGCTAGAGAAGATTAATAGTGCGAAAAATACCGCAACAAGGAAGAAAGTAACTTCAGTGAAACTTGACGGCAAACATAAAATTAATGTTTCTGTCAAAAGAAAAAGGCGAGTTGCTAAGAAAGTGGAACAGCAAGAGTCTACTACGTTAGAACAGCCACAAGAGCTTGAAACTATGGTTCAAGAAGTTTCTCAGCAAGTAGATATCGTAAAAGAACAGGATAATATCGAGCAAATTGTTGAGAATAAAGAGGCTGTGAAGGTTCAAGAACAGCGACAAGCTGAAATAGCAAAACCAGTTATAAAAGATAGTGGTTTTAAGATAACGGCAATGCCAGAGATTAAGATTGAGGAAATCGTTGCTGAAGATGATGAAGGGTTGGCTGCTAGTGATAAGCAAGCTAAGAAAAAAGCTGCTAAGAAAGTATTCTCTGAAGCTGTGAATACTAATACAAAGTATAAGCGTGAGGAAGAAGAGAAAAAATCTAAAGCAAAGAAAGCTGGAGGTAAAGGTTTTAAAAAAGCTAACCCAAGGCAGCTTTCACAACTTGCTGGTGATCTGGAGTCATTTGATGAGTTTGGAGCTAAAAAAGGTAAACTAAAAGCGCCAAAAGTTAAAAAGCAGGAATTTACAAAACCTGTTGAAAATACAGTTAGAACTGTTGAAATTCACGAAGGAATTACTGTAAGTGAACTAGCTCAAAAAATGGCTGTCAAAGGTGCTGAAATAGTTAAAGTACTATTTAATATGGGTGTGATGGCGACAATTAACCAATCGTTAGATCAAGATACAGCAATCTTAATCGTTGAAGAGATGGGTCATAAATATACACTACATAACGAGAATGCTCTTGAAGAGGCGGTAACAATAGTTGATAGAAGCTCATACAAGAAGATTTCTCGTGCTCCAGTTGTAACTATAATGGGACACGTTGATCATGGTAAAACATCATTGCTAGACTATATTCGTCAAACACGAGTGGTTGCTGGTGAAGCTGGTGGTATAACACAGCATATTGGCGCGTATTCTGTTAAGACTGATAAAGGTTCAATCACATTCTTAGATACTCCAGGGCATGAGGCTTTTACTTCAATGCGAGCACGTGGTGCTAAGAGTACAGATATTGTAATTTTAGTTGTTGCTGCTGATGATGGTGTTATGCCGCAAACTGAAGAGGCAATTCAGCACGCTAAAGCAGCAAGGGTACCAATTGTTGTTGCAGTAAATAAAATTGATAAGCCAGAGGCTGATCCTGATAAAGTGATTAGTGAACTTGCACAAAGAAACGTAATCCCAGAATCATGGGGTGGTGATGTAATGTTTGTAAATGTTTCTGCTAAAACTGGTGAAGGTGTTGCTGATCTATTAGAAGCAGTACTTTTACAATCAGAGGTTTTAGAATTAGAGGCATTTGCTGAGGGCTTGGCTGAGGGTGTCGTAATTGAATCACGTCTAGAAAAGGGTCGTGGTCCAGTGGCAACTGTACTTGTACAAAATGGTAACCTTAAGCAGGGTGATAATATCTTGTGTGGTACTGAGTACGGTAGGGTAAGAGCTATGCATAATGATCTTGGGAAAAAGATAAAAGCAGCTGGTCCAGCTACACCTGTTGAAATACTTGGTTTATCGGGTGTGCCAGCAGCTGGTGATGAGATGGTTGTGATTGAAAATGAGAAGAAAGCAAAAGAGCTTGCAGCACAGCGATCTCAGAAACAAAAAGAAGCTAAAATTGCCCAAGAACAATCACTTAAGCTATCAAACATGTTCAATAACATGGGTAAAGAAGGTGAACAGCAAGTACTTAAAATTATCCTTAAGGGCGATGTACAAGGTTCTGTTGAGGCAATTAGAGAGTCACTACTTAAGCTTTCAACAGATGAAGTTAAGGTTGATATAATTGCAAGTGGCATAGGAGCGATTACATCTTCAGATGTGACTTTAGCTGTAGCATCAACAGCGGTTGTTATAGGTTTTAACGTCCGTGCTGATAGTGCTGCTAAAAAGCTTGCAGAAACTGATGGTGTAGAGTTTCGTTATTACAATATTATTTATGATTTAATAGATGATGTTAAAAAAGCGATGTCTGGTTTACTTTCTCCTGAAATGAAAGAGCAGATTATTGGTATTGCTGAGGTTAGAGAAGTTTATCGTTCATCTAAATTCGGTTCAATTGCTGGATGTATGGTTATTGAGGGAGTAGTTAAGCGTACTAATCCTATCCGTGTCTTACGAAATAATGTTGTTATTTACGAAGGTACACTAGAGTCACTTAAGAGATTCAAAGATGATGCTAGTGAAGTTAAAAAAGGCTTAGAGTGTGGTATTGGTGTCAAAAACTATAATGATGTCCGTGAGGGTGACCAAATAGAGGTATTTGAGGTTGCTAAGGAGTTGTAA
- the nusA gene encoding transcription termination factor NusA, translated as MSKELLLVLETVANEKDISKDLLFEAMEEALAIITKKELDEHMNIEVKIDRVTGDFKADRVWHIVSEDEDLIDYSKELYEDVVQEKGYNVKAGDVMREPVEVKEYGRIAATMAKQILMKKIKNFEREKSARFYQNKIGDIVYGEIKRATYEILVVDLGNNAEGILPKKDLIARERYRVGDKIRACVEAVESDESGKPNTIMLSRSSNTMLKALFKLEVPEVEEELINIVNVVREPGFRSKVTVKSNDQRIDPCGACVGVRGSRIHSIMSELNGEKVDVILWNEDMVQYAINSLSPVDAADILEVNVDEETNSIDIVVKQESLSKAIGKNGVNVRLASSLIGWKINVLSDAEQEEKQMSIVEKFVEALDIDHDFALVLIEEGIETLEDLAYLDRAELLEIEGFDEEIVDELQERAKAVILSQALGGKKPAQDLLDMQGMSLDLAEQLAQNNIVTMEDLAELSVDELLDIVDIDEEQATNLIMQARAPWFE; from the coding sequence ATGAGCAAAGAATTATTGTTAGTATTAGAAACTGTAGCAAATGAAAAAGATATCTCAAAAGATCTTTTATTTGAAGCTATGGAAGAGGCTTTGGCTATTATAACTAAGAAAGAACTTGATGAGCATATGAATATCGAGGTTAAAATCGATAGAGTTACGGGTGATTTCAAGGCTGATAGAGTTTGGCATATTGTTTCTGAAGATGAAGATTTAATTGATTATTCAAAAGAGCTTTATGAAGATGTCGTTCAAGAAAAAGGCTATAATGTAAAAGCTGGCGATGTTATGCGTGAACCTGTTGAGGTCAAAGAATATGGGCGTATAGCTGCGACAATGGCTAAGCAAATTCTAATGAAGAAAATCAAAAATTTTGAAAGAGAAAAGTCAGCTAGATTTTATCAAAATAAAATTGGCGATATTGTTTACGGCGAGATAAAGCGCGCTACATATGAAATCTTAGTTGTTGATTTGGGCAATAATGCTGAGGGGATTTTACCTAAAAAAGATCTAATAGCTAGAGAAAGATATCGAGTTGGTGACAAAATAAGAGCATGTGTTGAAGCTGTTGAGAGTGATGAGTCTGGCAAGCCAAATACGATTATGTTAAGTCGTTCAAGCAATACTATGCTTAAAGCTTTATTTAAGCTTGAGGTTCCGGAGGTTGAAGAAGAGCTTATTAATATAGTGAATGTAGTTCGTGAACCTGGTTTTAGGTCTAAAGTAACTGTTAAAAGTAATGATCAAAGAATAGATCCTTGTGGTGCCTGTGTTGGTGTGAGAGGTTCTAGAATACATTCTATAATGAGTGAGCTAAATGGTGAGAAGGTTGATGTTATACTTTGGAATGAAGATATGGTTCAGTATGCAATTAACTCATTATCACCAGTTGATGCAGCAGACATCTTAGAAGTGAATGTTGATGAAGAAACTAATTCGATAGATATTGTTGTTAAGCAAGAAAGTTTATCTAAAGCAATTGGTAAAAATGGTGTTAATGTAAGATTAGCAAGTTCGTTAATAGGTTGGAAAATTAATGTTCTATCAGATGCTGAGCAGGAAGAAAAACAAATGTCTATAGTAGAGAAATTTGTTGAAGCCTTAGATATAGATCACGATTTTGCATTAGTATTGATTGAAGAGGGTATAGAGACTCTTGAAGATTTAGCATATTTAGATAGAGCGGAGCTTTTAGAAATTGAAGGGTTTGATGAAGAGATCGTTGATGAGCTTCAAGAGAGAGCAAAAGCAGTTATTTTATCTCAAGCTTTAGGAGGTAAAAAACCAGCTCAAGATTTGTTAGATATGCAAGGTATGAGTCTGGATTTGGCTGAGCAGCTAGCGCAAAATAATATAGTTACTATGGAAGATCTAGCAGAGCTATCTGTAGATGAGTTGCTTGATATTGTGGATATAGATGAAGAGCAAGCAACTAATTTAATTATGCAAGCAAGAGCTCCTTGGTTTGAATAA
- the hemE gene encoding uroporphyrinogen decarboxylase, protein MRKLFLDAFGEKKLDKPPVWIMRQAGRYLPEYRAVRAKFDNFMDMCRNADACCEVALHPLQRYDLDAAIVFSDILTIPEAMGMDLKFIKGTGPVFSEPIQSQKDLDKLKSIEDSIGSLDYVYNAVKTTSSAINVPLIGFTGSPWTLAAYMIEGSGSKQFNKLRKMMYANPQLMHSLLQRLADITIIYLLEQVKAGASSVMIFDTWGGILPLEHYKNFSLKYMEYIAKNVKQKINIPIVFFTKGGSNFFEEIKDKSCDGVGVDWSVTLKQARHRIGVGKVLQGNFDPAFLYGSKQSIRETVRANIEFIQSDKLNNYIVNLGHGIYPDIDPDSVRVMIDAIREFSA, encoded by the coding sequence ATGAGAAAATTATTTTTGGATGCATTTGGCGAAAAGAAATTAGATAAGCCCCCAGTTTGGATAATGCGTCAAGCTGGTAGATATCTACCAGAGTATCGTGCAGTTAGGGCAAAGTTTGATAATTTTATGGATATGTGCCGCAATGCTGATGCTTGTTGTGAAGTTGCGCTTCATCCACTTCAGAGGTATGATCTTGACGCAGCAATTGTTTTTTCAGATATTCTGACAATTCCAGAAGCTATGGGGATGGACCTAAAATTTATAAAAGGTACGGGGCCAGTCTTTTCTGAGCCGATACAATCGCAAAAAGATTTAGATAAGCTAAAATCTATTGAAGATAGTATTGGTTCGCTAGATTATGTTTATAATGCTGTCAAGACTACTAGTTCAGCAATAAATGTACCTTTAATAGGCTTTACTGGAAGTCCTTGGACTTTAGCGGCATATATGATTGAAGGTTCAGGATCTAAGCAGTTCAATAAATTGCGTAAGATGATGTATGCAAATCCTCAGTTGATGCATAGCTTATTACAACGCCTTGCAGATATAACAATTATCTATTTGCTTGAGCAGGTTAAGGCTGGCGCGAGTTCTGTGATGATATTTGATACTTGGGGAGGTATACTACCTTTAGAACATTATAAAAATTTCTCTCTTAAATATATGGAGTATATTGCTAAGAATGTAAAGCAAAAAATTAATATACCTATAGTTTTCTTTACTAAGGGTGGATCAAACTTTTTTGAAGAGATAAAAGATAAATCCTGTGATGGAGTAGGAGTTGATTGGAGTGTTACATTAAAACAGGCACGACACAGAATAGGGGTTGGGAAAGTTCTGCAAGGGAACTTTGATCCCGCATTTTTATATGGGTCTAAGCAAAGTATTAGGGAGACTGTTAGAGCCAATATTGAATTTATCCAGTCAGATAAGCTAAATAATTATATTGTCAACTTAGGTCATGGAATTTATCCTGATATAGATCCTGATAGTGTTAGAGTTATGATAGATGCGATTAGAGAATTTAGTGCTTAA
- the rimP gene encoding ribosome maturation factor RimP, translated as MLLDDLYEIVEPITADLGYILWGIEVVGSGKLTIRIFIDHENGVSVDDCQIVSKEISAVFDVEDPVSGKYILEVSSPGMNRQIFNIIQAQALVGFNVKAVTLAPVGSQTKFKGVLERVEGNNVILNLEDGKEISFDFDELKKLRVSPDFS; from the coding sequence ATGTTGCTAGACGATTTATATGAGATAGTAGAACCCATCACAGCTGATCTAGGCTATATTTTATGGGGAATTGAAGTTGTAGGAAGTGGTAAACTTACCATACGTATTTTTATTGATCATGAGAATGGTGTTTCAGTTGATGATTGCCAAATAGTTAGTAAAGAAATCAGTGCAGTTTTTGATGTTGAGGATCCAGTTTCAGGTAAATATATTCTTGAAGTTTCTTCACCTGGGATGAATCGCCAAATTTTTAATATAATTCAGGCGCAAGCTCTGGTAGGATTTAATGTAAAGGCGGTTACTTTGGCTCCAGTTGGATCACAAACTAAGTTTAAGGGCGTGCTAGAAAGAGTAGAAGGAAACAATGTCATTCTAAACTTGGAAGATGGTAAAGAAATAAGTTTTGATTTTGACGAGCTTAAAAAACTAAGGGTATCACCTGATTTTAGTTAG